The Panicum virgatum strain AP13 chromosome 5K, P.virgatum_v5, whole genome shotgun sequence genome has a window encoding:
- the LOC120710794 gene encoding WUSCHEL-related homeobox 9-like: MEALSGRVGVKCGRWNPTAEQVKVLTELFRAGLRTPTTEQIQRISTHLSAFGKVESKNVFYWFQNHKARERHHHKKRRRGASSPDDSGSGSNNEDDGRAASREPPAAPDLALQPPESKREARSYHHHRLLTCYVRDVMEQQAAAEAAALWERPTREVETLELFPLKSYVDLEADNKVRYVRSGAASEQCREFSFFDVAGGRDPPLELRLCSFGP, translated from the exons ATGGAGGCGCTGAGCGGGCGGGTAGGGGTGAAGTGCGGGCGGTGGAACCCTACGGCGGAGCAGGTGAAGGTCCTGACGGAGCTCTTCCGCGCGGGGCTGCGGACGCCCACCACGGAGCAGATCCAGCGCATCTCCACCCACCTCAGCGCCTTCGGCAAGGTGGAGAGCAAGAACGTCTTCTACTGGTTCCAGAACCACAAGGCCCGCGAGCGCCACCACCACaagaagcgccgccgcggcgcctcctcccccgacgacagcggcagcggcagcaacaACGAGGATgacggccgcgccgcctcccgcgagccgccggcggcgcccgaccTCGCGCTGCAGCCGCCGGAGAGCAAGCGGGAGGCCAGGAGCTACCATCATCACCGGCTCCTCACAT GCTACGTGAGGGACGTGATggagcagcaggcggcggccgaggcaGCAGCGCTGTGGGAGCggccgacgagggaggtggAGACGCTGGAGCTCTTCCCCCTCAAGTCGTACGTCGACCTGGAGGCGGACAACAAGGTCCGGTACGTCAGGAGCGGCGCCGCCAGCGAGCAGTGCAGGGAGTTCTCCTTCTtcgacgtcgccggcggccgggatcCGCCGCTGGAGCTCAGGCTCTGCAGCTTCGGCCCCTAG